In Arthrobacter sp. B3I9, the following are encoded in one genomic region:
- a CDS encoding GntP family permease: MEDWQILGITGAVIIGIVVMILRLRINPALSLVIGAMVLGLLTGLGTAETTKTAMTGFGDIMTKVGLLIAWGVLMGAILNEMGAIAKLVDKLLHVFGPKGVPYALGLTIGTLLQSIFLDVLLVMSAPLARRIAPKLGKFGTAKMATAMAVSLECGIVLMVPGVAAVALAGLLQVPLGEMLVFGLLVIIPTILVSIFLMSFFIERGLWKTETDEEQAIAESPELEDVDGMLVHAVAHGQEHGGSSDEMGSEHAVVHGGGAERTATSSRVGLLPHDVRGPEAGTSREPGLLLMFAPMLVSLVLIASGAFMKMAGYSPDAAVFLSTPVVALLIGLLGTSVVARMTIGTKRVEAAVVNGFKESGQILILTGAGGSLAAMVATSGMGEILGKYFSASTVAPLLVVWGIAAVLHIAVGSVSISAITAAGLLAPIAPALGINPVLLALAAGAGSLFVVHVTSNTFWLLQSMLGQTTRGTLKSCTLGVSLASVVALGFTLVLSIFI, translated from the coding sequence ATGGAAGATTGGCAAATACTTGGCATCACGGGGGCGGTGATCATCGGCATCGTCGTCATGATCCTGCGGCTTCGGATCAATCCGGCGTTGTCGCTCGTGATCGGAGCAATGGTCCTCGGCCTCCTCACCGGCCTGGGAACGGCAGAGACGACGAAGACAGCGATGACCGGCTTCGGCGACATCATGACCAAGGTGGGTCTGCTGATCGCCTGGGGTGTGCTGATGGGAGCCATCCTGAACGAGATGGGAGCCATTGCGAAACTGGTGGACAAGCTGCTGCACGTCTTCGGACCCAAAGGCGTGCCGTACGCGCTGGGCCTGACCATCGGCACGCTGCTGCAGTCCATATTCCTCGACGTGCTTTTGGTGATGAGCGCTCCGCTGGCCCGAAGGATCGCCCCGAAGCTGGGCAAGTTCGGCACCGCGAAAATGGCAACGGCCATGGCGGTCAGCCTGGAATGCGGGATAGTCCTGATGGTCCCCGGCGTGGCGGCAGTTGCCCTTGCCGGTCTTCTCCAGGTCCCGTTGGGCGAAATGCTCGTCTTCGGCCTTCTGGTCATCATTCCCACGATCCTCGTATCGATTTTCCTGATGAGCTTCTTCATCGAGCGCGGACTGTGGAAGACGGAAACGGACGAGGAACAGGCCATAGCGGAATCGCCCGAACTGGAGGACGTCGACGGGATGCTTGTCCACGCCGTCGCGCACGGACAGGAGCATGGCGGGTCCTCCGACGAGATGGGGTCCGAGCACGCGGTTGTTCACGGCGGCGGGGCCGAACGCACGGCGACGTCGAGCCGCGTGGGTCTGCTGCCCCATGACGTGCGCGGGCCCGAGGCCGGAACCTCCCGGGAGCCGGGGCTCCTGCTCATGTTCGCGCCCATGCTTGTGTCCCTGGTGCTGATCGCTTCCGGAGCGTTCATGAAAATGGCGGGTTACAGCCCGGACGCGGCGGTCTTCCTTTCAACTCCGGTGGTTGCCCTGTTGATCGGGCTGCTGGGAACCAGCGTCGTTGCCCGGATGACGATCGGCACCAAGCGTGTCGAGGCCGCGGTGGTGAACGGTTTCAAGGAATCCGGGCAGATCCTGATCCTGACCGGCGCAGGAGGCTCGCTCGCAGCGATGGTGGCGACCAGCGGGATGGGCGAAATCCTCGGAAAGTACTTCTCGGCGTCGACAGTTGCCCCGCTGCTTGTGGTCTGGGGCATCGCGGCCGTCCTGCACATCGCCGTGGGCTCCGTTTCCATTTCGGCCATCACCGCCGCCGGGTTGCTCGCCCCGATCGCGCCTGCGCTGGGAATCAACCCCGTACTGCTGGCCCTGGCGGCCGGGGCGGGATCGCTGTTCGTCGTCCACGTCACGTCGAACACCTTCTGGCTGCTGCAGTCCATGCTCGGCCAGACCACCCGAGGGACCCTGAAAAGCTGCACGCTGGGGGTTTCCCTTGCGTCGGTCGTGGCTCTGGGCTTCACCCTCGTCCTGAGCATCTTCATCTAA
- a CDS encoding CaiB/BaiF CoA-transferase family protein — MTIDNTAAPLHGVRVLELGNYIAAPTAGRLLADFGAEVIKVERPRTGDELRNWRLYAGDTSMLYRTINRNKKSVVLDLRTEEGRQLVLELAAASDIVLENFRPGTLEKWGLGPEALNEANPELILTRISAFGQTGPMASRPGFAAVAEAFGGFRDLVGDPDRPPVRVGVSIGDTIAGLYAAFGSVMSLFEREIRRGKTPVPLQQRMIDVALNEAMLSVTESLIPDHTAFGINRQRTGGRMEGIAPSNAYLCIDGSIVVAGNGDAIFKRYMEVIRRPDLADDPGLQSNAARWERRDELDQAIGDWAKHLTTSQALAILDAAGVPAGPIYTAADIVSDTQYAARNMIQRFDVSTGEETLTNVAFPGIIPVIGGKSLPIRNLGPDLGADTKDVFERVLGKTAVEADSIIAKMEMETV, encoded by the coding sequence ATGACGATTGACAACACGGCCGCGCCGCTTCATGGCGTCCGCGTCCTGGAACTGGGCAACTACATCGCCGCCCCCACCGCCGGCCGGCTGCTTGCCGACTTCGGCGCGGAGGTCATCAAGGTGGAACGGCCCCGCACCGGCGACGAGCTCAGAAACTGGAGACTGTACGCGGGGGACACCTCGATGCTCTACAGAACTATCAACCGGAACAAGAAATCTGTCGTTCTGGACCTGCGGACCGAGGAGGGCCGCCAGCTTGTCCTGGAGCTGGCCGCGGCGTCGGACATCGTGCTGGAGAACTTCCGGCCCGGCACACTCGAAAAATGGGGTTTGGGCCCCGAGGCGCTGAACGAGGCCAACCCCGAGCTGATCCTGACCAGGATTTCCGCCTTCGGCCAGACCGGACCGATGGCGTCCCGGCCCGGCTTCGCCGCCGTCGCCGAGGCCTTCGGAGGCTTCCGGGACCTGGTGGGGGATCCTGACCGTCCCCCGGTCCGGGTGGGCGTTTCCATCGGTGACACCATCGCCGGCCTGTATGCGGCCTTTGGTTCCGTCATGTCGCTCTTTGAGAGAGAAATCAGGCGCGGCAAAACCCCGGTGCCCCTCCAGCAAAGGATGATCGACGTAGCTCTCAATGAAGCGATGCTGTCGGTAACCGAATCCCTGATCCCCGACCACACCGCCTTCGGCATCAACCGGCAACGGACCGGCGGGCGCATGGAAGGCATAGCCCCCTCCAACGCCTACCTGTGCATCGACGGAAGCATCGTGGTCGCGGGCAACGGCGACGCCATCTTCAAGCGCTACATGGAGGTCATCCGGCGCCCGGACCTCGCCGACGACCCGGGGCTGCAGTCCAATGCGGCCCGGTGGGAACGGCGGGATGAACTCGACCAGGCGATCGGCGACTGGGCCAAACACCTCACCACCTCGCAGGCACTCGCCATCCTGGACGCGGCAGGGGTGCCCGCCGGGCCGATCTACACGGCAGCGGACATCGTTTCAGACACCCAATACGCTGCCCGGAACATGATCCAACGCTTCGATGTGTCCACCGGCGAGGAAACCCTGACCAACGTGGCGTTTCCCGGGATCATCCCCGTCATCGGGGGGAAGTCACTGCCGATCAGGAATCTCGGCCCGGATCTCGGCGCCGACACCAAGGACGTTTTCGAACGTGTGCTCGGCAAGACGGCCGTTGAGGCCGATTCGATCATTGCAAAGATGGAGATGGAAACAGTATGA
- a CDS encoding hydroxymethylglutaryl-CoA lyase, with protein MNTAGPDFQLRDVTLRDGLQLTGGMLSTDRKASIVRSLLEAGVPAIEIGSMARADLVPSMANTVELIGALTPDELEKCWVWVATPGHVARAAAAGARNFQYCLSASDSHNKANIGRTTDESLAALPQAVANATAVDGRIQLCIATSFTCPFEGTVPEERVLAIANDPRAAGTTDIVLCDTLGQAIPAQVSGLVRRVREESPARRIVYHGHDTWGLGVANTLAAIEAGATMVDGALGGLGGCPFAPGASGNTSTEDILFATRPDWLTTGRFAGLVGMSEKLLAELGEPNRSKSAQGARSKAAAFEWVIPSDSPGSASMDSASVPCGAGGN; from the coding sequence ATGAACACCGCCGGACCTGATTTTCAGTTGCGGGACGTGACCCTCCGGGACGGGCTGCAGCTCACCGGGGGGATGCTCTCCACGGACCGGAAAGCCTCCATTGTGCGCTCCCTTCTGGAGGCCGGGGTGCCGGCCATCGAGATCGGCTCCATGGCTCGTGCGGACCTGGTGCCGTCGATGGCCAACACCGTTGAACTTATCGGCGCCCTGACCCCGGATGAACTGGAGAAATGCTGGGTATGGGTGGCGACACCCGGGCATGTGGCCAGAGCTGCGGCCGCCGGTGCGCGGAACTTCCAGTACTGCCTCTCGGCCTCCGACTCGCACAACAAGGCGAACATCGGCCGCACCACCGATGAAAGCCTTGCCGCGCTGCCCCAGGCGGTGGCCAACGCAACCGCCGTGGACGGCCGGATCCAGCTCTGCATCGCCACCTCGTTCACCTGCCCCTTCGAAGGAACGGTGCCGGAGGAGCGGGTCCTGGCCATCGCCAACGACCCGCGCGCGGCGGGAACGACGGACATCGTCCTCTGCGACACCCTCGGCCAGGCCATCCCGGCACAGGTCTCCGGGCTGGTCCGGCGCGTCCGCGAAGAGTCCCCGGCCCGCCGGATCGTCTACCACGGCCACGACACCTGGGGACTCGGCGTCGCAAACACCCTTGCCGCCATTGAGGCGGGGGCCACCATGGTCGACGGCGCGCTGGGCGGCCTCGGCGGCTGCCCCTTCGCCCCCGGCGCCAGCGGCAACACCTCCACCGAAGACATCCTGTTCGCCACCCGTCCCGACTGGCTGACAACCGGCAGGTTCGCCGGGCTCGTCGGGATGTCCGAGAAACTCCTTGCAGAACTTGGTGAGCCTAACCGGTCAAAATCAGCCCAGGGTGCGCGCTCGAAGGCAGCGGCCTTCGAGTGGGTCATCCCGTCCGACAGCCCGGGTTCCGCCAGCATGGATTCAGCCAGCGTGCCCTGCGGTGCGGGAGGCAATTGA
- a CDS encoding D-glycerate dehydrogenase yields MAIHFLVTTAIPEPGLQLLRDAGQVTVLAEPPDYGTLAALCASGDFDVVLTQLRDRMDAPLLAAARVRGVSNFAVGYNNIDVDAATRHGILVGNTPGVLTDATADIAMLLILGTARRVVEADRLVRDGRFSGWEPELLLGRDVSGAVLGLAGFGRIARATARRALGFGMDVLFAPRPPGDRHVSDDELGEFAGKVRQVTWNELVQRSDFLSLHVPLTDQTRHLVDDDVLQRMKPEAILINTARGPVVHEAALVEALHSGTIAGAGLDVFEDEPQLTPGLAALPNTVLLPHIGSATVPVRNEMARLSALNAVAIAEGRVLPHAVNPLLGA; encoded by the coding sequence ATGGCCATCCACTTTCTGGTGACCACCGCCATACCGGAACCGGGCCTCCAACTGCTTCGCGACGCCGGCCAGGTAACCGTCCTGGCCGAACCTCCCGACTACGGGACGCTGGCGGCGCTGTGCGCCTCGGGTGATTTCGACGTCGTCCTCACCCAACTGCGCGACCGGATGGACGCGCCCCTTCTGGCAGCCGCCCGCGTGCGGGGCGTGTCCAACTTCGCCGTCGGGTACAACAACATCGACGTCGATGCGGCCACCCGCCACGGCATCCTGGTGGGCAACACTCCCGGCGTGTTGACGGACGCGACCGCCGACATCGCCATGCTGCTGATTCTTGGAACCGCCCGCCGGGTGGTGGAAGCGGACCGGCTGGTCCGCGACGGCCGGTTCTCCGGGTGGGAGCCGGAACTCCTGCTGGGTCGAGACGTCTCCGGTGCGGTGCTTGGCCTCGCCGGATTCGGCAGGATAGCCCGGGCCACCGCCCGGCGGGCCCTCGGCTTCGGCATGGACGTGCTCTTTGCCCCGCGGCCGCCGGGGGACCGCCACGTCAGCGACGACGAACTCGGCGAGTTCGCGGGCAAGGTGCGGCAGGTTACGTGGAACGAGCTCGTCCAGCGCAGCGACTTCCTCTCCCTGCACGTGCCGCTGACCGACCAGACGCGGCACCTCGTGGACGACGATGTGCTGCAGCGCATGAAACCCGAAGCCATTCTGATCAACACAGCCCGCGGGCCGGTGGTGCACGAAGCCGCCCTCGTCGAGGCGCTCCACTCCGGAACCATCGCCGGTGCCGGCCTGGACGTCTTTGAGGACGAGCCGCAGCTGACGCCCGGGCTGGCGGCGTTGCCCAACACTGTCCTCCTGCCTCACATCGGCAGCGCGACGGTGCCGGTCCGTAACGAGATGGCCCGGTTGAGCGCCCTGAACGCGGTGGCCATCGCCGAGGGCCGCGTGCTGCCGCACGCCGTGAACCCGCTGCTGGGTGCCTGA
- a CDS encoding IclR family transcriptional regulator codes for MVTPTNQGPAPLLVLAKISDILDSFSLARPELTLAEIRDSTGLPTSTVQRLVGNLVGHGFIDRVDDRFRIGVRMAYWAAPATRGMEVLDIIGPLLKTLRDSTGETACFFKAEQHYRVCVAMAETRHALRREMHLGKILPLHAGSAGRVLLAWDTELMDAVMRDPLEPITDSTITSSEDLEMAVKKTRTDGFAITVGEREDGASGLSAPVFDSAAALVGAVTISGPTLRMPRETCEAWVEPLLATAENMTRLIGGRFPGEA; via the coding sequence ATGGTTACTCCCACGAACCAAGGGCCCGCCCCTCTGCTTGTACTGGCCAAGATCAGTGACATCCTGGATTCCTTCTCGCTCGCCCGGCCCGAGCTGACGCTGGCCGAAATCCGCGACTCGACCGGCCTTCCGACCTCCACTGTGCAACGCCTGGTGGGCAACCTGGTGGGGCATGGATTCATCGACCGGGTGGACGACCGGTTCCGGATCGGCGTTCGGATGGCGTACTGGGCTGCCCCAGCCACCCGCGGAATGGAAGTCCTGGACATCATCGGCCCGCTACTGAAGACGCTGCGGGACAGCACGGGCGAAACCGCCTGCTTCTTCAAGGCCGAACAGCATTACCGTGTGTGCGTCGCCATGGCCGAAACCCGCCACGCGCTCCGCCGCGAGATGCATCTCGGCAAAATCCTCCCTCTTCATGCCGGATCCGCCGGGCGCGTCCTGCTGGCCTGGGATACCGAACTCATGGATGCCGTCATGCGGGATCCCTTGGAACCGATCACCGATTCCACGATCACCAGCTCCGAGGACCTGGAAATGGCGGTGAAGAAGACCCGGACCGACGGATTCGCCATCACGGTCGGTGAACGTGAAGACGGCGCTTCCGGCCTGTCGGCCCCGGTTTTCGACTCTGCGGCCGCCCTGGTGGGCGCGGTGACCATCAGCGGTCCGACTCTGCGGATGCCGCGCGAGACGTGCGAGGCGTGGGTGGAACCCCTTCTTGCCACAGCCGAGAACATGACGCGCCTGATCGGGGGACGGTTCCCCGGAGAAGCCTGA
- a CDS encoding LysR family transcriptional regulator has translation MDLGSVDDLEFFEQISRSRSLTDAARSWGKSLPAVSKRLTQLESRLGVLLVRRSTRKLTLTPEGEQYAAGALSILQQKTDLEEGVSRKYGELQGRIAVHSTIGLGRIHIAPLLGEFVREHPRVSVDLELSALPLNIAGTSFDIGIRVGSLEDSRLKSKRLAESRRVVCAAPQYLDTVGRPTAVADLEQHNCIVLRQDSSDYAVWRFGSEGREQNVRVNGNMVSDDGEVVTGWCLQGLGLIMRSSWHVNPLLRQGQLQQVLADVPTPAADIHAVYPAAVHTPRRVSEAIEYLRKGLAERLA, from the coding sequence GTGGATTTGGGCAGCGTGGATGACCTGGAGTTCTTTGAGCAGATCTCCCGCTCGCGCAGCCTGACGGATGCCGCCAGAAGCTGGGGAAAGTCACTCCCCGCCGTCAGCAAAAGACTGACCCAGCTGGAGTCCCGGCTCGGCGTGCTGCTGGTCCGGCGGAGTACCCGCAAACTGACGCTCACGCCCGAAGGGGAGCAGTACGCCGCCGGGGCCCTGTCAATCCTCCAACAGAAAACGGACCTCGAGGAGGGGGTTTCCCGGAAGTACGGCGAACTGCAGGGACGGATCGCCGTGCACTCCACCATCGGCCTCGGCCGCATCCACATCGCCCCGCTGCTCGGCGAGTTCGTGCGGGAGCACCCCCGGGTCTCGGTTGACCTTGAGCTGTCCGCGCTTCCGCTGAACATCGCAGGGACAAGCTTCGACATCGGCATCCGGGTGGGCAGCCTCGAAGACTCGCGGCTGAAGTCCAAACGCCTCGCGGAGAGCCGCAGGGTGGTGTGCGCGGCCCCGCAGTACCTGGACACCGTGGGCCGGCCCACCGCAGTGGCCGATCTTGAACAGCACAACTGCATCGTCCTCCGGCAGGACAGCAGCGACTACGCGGTCTGGCGGTTCGGATCCGAGGGCCGGGAACAAAACGTGCGGGTGAACGGCAATATGGTCAGCGACGACGGAGAGGTCGTCACCGGATGGTGCCTTCAGGGCCTTGGACTCATCATGCGCTCCAGCTGGCACGTGAACCCGCTGCTGCGGCAGGGGCAGCTGCAGCAGGTCCTGGCGGATGTGCCGACGCCCGCAGCGGACATCCATGCGGTGTATCCCGCCGCGGTGCACACGCCCCGCCGGGTCAGTGAAGCCATCGAATACCTCAGGAAAGGACTGGCGGAACGCCTGGCCTAG
- a CDS encoding tartrate dehydrogenase, whose amino-acid sequence MTQTHKIAVIAGDGIGQEVVPQGMRALEAAAEAFGFRLQTTDFDFANGDYYLKHGKMLPDNWFDQLSGFDAIFFGAVGSPDTVPDHISLWGSLLQFRRHFDQYVNLRPVKLLAGVKSPLADRVPGDIDFYVVRENTEGEYSSVGGRMFEGTDRETVIQETVMTRTGVDRILKYAFNLADSRPKKHLTSATKSNGIAITMPYWDERVEAMAQNFSDVRTDSYHIDILTANFVLHPERFDVVVASNLFGDILSDLGPACTGTIGIAPSGNINPERRFPSLFEPVHGSAPDIAGKGIANPVGQIWSAAMMLQHLGEDAAAAAVVQAFENVLARGGEALTPDLGGNGSTELLGKTIADEIRTVAANG is encoded by the coding sequence ATGACACAGACTCATAAGATTGCCGTAATTGCCGGAGATGGAATCGGCCAGGAAGTGGTCCCGCAGGGGATGCGGGCACTGGAAGCCGCAGCGGAGGCCTTCGGATTCAGGCTCCAGACCACAGACTTCGACTTTGCCAACGGCGACTACTACCTCAAGCACGGAAAGATGCTGCCCGACAACTGGTTCGACCAGCTCAGCGGCTTCGACGCCATCTTCTTCGGCGCTGTGGGCTCCCCGGACACCGTCCCGGACCACATCTCGCTGTGGGGGAGCCTCCTGCAGTTCCGGCGCCACTTCGACCAATACGTCAACCTGCGGCCCGTGAAGCTGCTGGCCGGCGTGAAGAGCCCGCTGGCGGACCGGGTTCCCGGGGATATCGACTTCTACGTCGTCCGGGAAAACACCGAAGGTGAATACTCCAGCGTCGGCGGCCGGATGTTTGAAGGGACCGACCGGGAAACGGTCATCCAGGAAACGGTCATGACCAGGACCGGCGTCGACCGCATCCTGAAGTACGCCTTCAACCTTGCCGACAGCCGCCCCAAGAAGCACCTGACGTCAGCCACCAAGAGCAACGGCATCGCCATCACCATGCCGTACTGGGACGAGCGGGTCGAGGCCATGGCGCAGAACTTCAGTGATGTCAGGACCGACAGCTACCACATCGACATCCTCACGGCGAACTTCGTGCTGCACCCGGAGAGGTTTGACGTCGTCGTGGCCAGCAACCTCTTCGGAGACATCCTGTCCGATCTGGGACCTGCGTGCACGGGAACCATCGGCATCGCGCCCAGCGGCAACATCAACCCCGAGCGTCGTTTCCCGAGCCTCTTCGAACCGGTCCACGGCTCAGCGCCGGATATCGCCGGAAAGGGCATCGCCAACCCCGTCGGCCAGATCTGGAGCGCAGCGATGATGCTGCAGCACCTTGGCGAAGATGCCGCGGCTGCCGCCGTTGTGCAGGCCTTCGAGAACGTCCTGGCAAGGGGAGGCGAAGCCCTCACCCCTGACCTGGGCGGCAACGGCAGCACCGAACTGCTGGGAAAGACCATCGCGGACGAGATCCGCACTGTAGCCGCGAACGGCTGA
- the gcvP gene encoding aminomethyl-transferring glycine dehydrogenase translates to MTVQSSPSTFADRHIGARRQSDIDTMLKAVGYDSVDGLVDSAVPESIRQEKPLSLDSALSEVEVLAELRKLAAKNKTAVQMIGQGYYDTVTPPVIRRNILEAPAWYTAYTPYQPEISQGRLEALLNFQTMVQDLTALPVANASLLDEATAVAEAVLLMRRANKNKSAKDGKTVLDADLLPQTIAIVLGRAEALGFEVEVADLSKGLPDGDINGVVLQQPGVSGRVWDQSGVIAAAKDRGALVTVAADLLALTLITPPGEQGADIAVGSTQRLGVPLFFGGPHAAYMAVRNGMERTLPGRIVGVSKDNAGVPAYRLALQTREQHIRREKATSNICTAQALLAIVSSFYAVYHGPDGLKAIAETVHNNARALAATLKVAGRELVCDSFFDTVTVRVPGKADKVIAAAEARGINLRLIDADTVGVSVDETTTPEILSAVVVAFGAGPVVEAAGFELPESVLRTSTYLQHPVFNTHRSETQLLRYIRKLSDRDLALDRTMIPLGSCTMKLNATAEMEAISWPEFASIHPFAPDSQTAGWRELIAGLEADLAEITGYDQVSIQPNAGSQGELAGLLAIRGYHHSRGDQQRNICLIPASAHGTNAASAVLAGMKVVVVATAADGTIDHADLQAKIEAHKDVLSAIMITYPSTHGVYDADVREVCDAIHAAGGQVYVDGANLNALVGLAQPGKFGGDVSHLNLHKTFCIPHGGGGPGVGPVAAKAHLAPFMPGDANKAAHEADAIEPGTGVAISASRFGSAGVLPISWAYVKLMGGQGLTEATKSALLAANYVAARLDEHFPVLYTGESGLVAHECILDLRELTSRTGVTAEDVAKRLIDFGFHAPTLSFPVAGTLMVEPTESEDLAEIDRFIEAMITIRQEIDQVAAGDFTVENSPLRNAPHTAAAVVASDWDREYPREQAVFPVHALRQDKYFPPVGRIDGAAGDRNLVCSCPPLSDFEN, encoded by the coding sequence ATGACGGTTCAATCGTCCCCATCCACCTTCGCAGACCGCCACATCGGCGCCCGCCGCCAGTCCGACATTGACACCATGCTCAAGGCCGTCGGTTACGACAGCGTCGACGGCCTCGTTGACAGCGCGGTCCCCGAGTCCATCCGCCAGGAAAAGCCCCTCAGCCTTGACAGCGCCCTCAGCGAAGTCGAAGTGCTGGCCGAGCTGCGCAAGCTTGCCGCGAAGAACAAGACCGCTGTCCAGATGATCGGCCAGGGCTACTACGACACCGTCACGCCGCCGGTGATCCGACGCAACATCCTTGAAGCCCCGGCCTGGTACACGGCGTACACCCCCTACCAGCCGGAAATCTCCCAGGGCCGGCTCGAGGCGCTGCTGAACTTCCAGACCATGGTCCAGGACCTCACCGCACTGCCGGTCGCCAACGCGTCCCTGCTCGATGAAGCCACCGCAGTGGCCGAGGCAGTGCTGTTGATGCGCCGGGCGAACAAGAACAAGTCCGCCAAGGACGGCAAGACCGTCCTCGACGCCGACCTCCTCCCGCAGACCATCGCCATCGTGCTGGGCCGCGCTGAAGCCCTCGGCTTCGAGGTGGAGGTTGCGGACCTGTCCAAGGGATTGCCCGACGGCGACATCAACGGCGTGGTGCTCCAGCAGCCCGGCGTGTCCGGCCGTGTGTGGGACCAGTCCGGCGTCATCGCCGCGGCCAAGGACCGCGGCGCACTGGTCACCGTGGCCGCGGACCTGCTGGCCCTCACCCTGATCACTCCTCCGGGCGAACAGGGGGCGGACATCGCCGTCGGTTCCACCCAGCGCCTGGGTGTGCCGCTGTTCTTCGGCGGTCCGCACGCTGCCTACATGGCGGTCCGGAACGGCATGGAACGCACGCTCCCGGGCCGCATCGTCGGCGTCTCCAAGGACAACGCCGGCGTCCCCGCCTACCGCCTGGCGCTCCAGACCCGCGAGCAGCACATCCGCCGCGAGAAGGCCACGTCCAACATCTGCACCGCGCAGGCACTGCTGGCGATCGTCTCCTCGTTCTACGCCGTCTACCACGGCCCGGACGGGCTGAAGGCCATCGCCGAGACCGTCCACAACAACGCCCGTGCCCTGGCCGCCACGCTGAAGGTCGCGGGCCGGGAACTGGTCTGCGACTCGTTCTTCGACACCGTTACGGTCCGCGTGCCCGGCAAGGCCGACAAGGTCATCGCCGCCGCCGAGGCCCGCGGCATCAACCTGCGCCTCATCGATGCGGACACAGTTGGCGTGTCAGTCGATGAGACCACGACGCCGGAGATCCTCTCCGCGGTGGTCGTCGCCTTTGGCGCCGGTCCGGTCGTGGAGGCTGCAGGGTTCGAGTTGCCTGAGTCGGTGCTGCGCACCTCCACGTACCTGCAGCACCCGGTCTTCAACACGCACCGCTCCGAGACCCAGCTGCTGCGCTACATCCGGAAGCTCTCGGACCGCGACCTGGCCTTGGACCGCACCATGATCCCGCTGGGCTCCTGCACCATGAAGCTGAACGCCACCGCCGAGATGGAAGCCATCTCGTGGCCCGAGTTCGCCTCCATCCACCCCTTCGCGCCGGACTCCCAGACCGCCGGCTGGCGTGAACTCATTGCCGGACTCGAAGCCGACCTCGCCGAGATCACCGGGTACGACCAGGTTTCCATCCAGCCGAACGCCGGATCCCAGGGCGAGCTCGCCGGGCTGCTCGCCATCCGCGGCTACCACCACTCCCGCGGCGACCAGCAGCGCAACATCTGCCTGATCCCGGCCTCGGCCCACGGCACCAACGCCGCCTCCGCCGTGCTCGCCGGAATGAAGGTGGTTGTTGTGGCGACCGCCGCCGACGGAACCATCGACCACGCCGACCTGCAGGCCAAGATCGAGGCCCACAAGGACGTCCTCTCGGCGATCATGATCACCTACCCGTCCACGCACGGCGTGTACGACGCCGACGTCCGCGAAGTGTGTGACGCCATCCACGCGGCTGGCGGCCAGGTGTACGTCGACGGCGCCAACCTGAACGCCCTCGTCGGCCTCGCCCAGCCGGGCAAGTTCGGCGGCGACGTTTCGCACCTGAACCTGCACAAGACCTTCTGCATCCCGCACGGCGGCGGCGGACCCGGCGTCGGCCCGGTCGCGGCGAAGGCCCACCTGGCACCGTTCATGCCCGGTGACGCCAACAAGGCCGCACACGAAGCCGACGCTATCGAACCAGGAACTGGTGTCGCAATTTCGGCCTCGCGCTTCGGTTCAGCCGGCGTACTCCCGATTTCCTGGGCCTATGTGAAGCTCATGGGCGGCCAGGGACTGACCGAGGCGACCAAGTCCGCACTGCTGGCAGCGAACTACGTTGCCGCCCGGCTGGATGAGCACTTCCCGGTCCTCTACACCGGAGAGAGCGGCCTGGTGGCCCACGAATGCATCCTGGACCTCCGGGAACTGACGTCCCGCACCGGCGTGACGGCGGAGGACGTGGCCAAGCGCCTGATCGACTTCGGTTTCCACGCTCCCACGCTGTCCTTCCCGGTGGCCGGGACGCTGATGGTGGAGCCCACCGAGTCCGAGGACCTTGCCGAGATCGACCGCTTCATTGAAGCGATGATCACCATCCGGCAGGAAATCGACCAAGTGGCTGCCGGTGATTTCACTGTGGAAAATTCACCGCTGCGGAACGCACCCCACACCGCTGCCGCCGTCGTCGCCTCCGACTGGGACCGGGAGTACCCGCGTGAACAGGCCGTCTTCCCGGTCCACGCACTCCGGCAGGACAAGTACTTCCCGCCCGTCGGCCGCATCGACGGCGCGGCAGGGGACCGGAACCTGGTCTGCTCCTGCCCTCCGCTTTCTGATTTTGAGAACTAA